The following coding sequences are from one Oncorhynchus kisutch isolate 150728-3 linkage group LG23, Okis_V2, whole genome shotgun sequence window:
- the rnf208 gene encoding RING finger protein 208 — MSMSCLRRQPVTIPMDTVKIIQSEKFPRECTVPVTQPCFTPPPRVAWDGGGEGEIIVNQACSDLALEMTCTDLPPTRPMVSSPPAPMGRRESYLAQRKASTAEICYHQFHYKMEDVIVNQYVLRSSSTSSSTSSSSSGPVMPCEPLDCPTCGHTYNFAGKRPRILSCLHSVCEECLQILYESCPKYKFISCPTCRRETVLFTDYGLAALAINTSILSRLPSDPNGPVQWGGEADRSCYQTVRQYCQSACTCQIANPLSSCGIM; from the coding sequence ATGTCCATGTCCTGCCTCAGGCGGCAGCCTGTGACAATCCCCATGGATACCGTCAAGATTATCCAGTCGGAAAAGTTCCCCCGGGAATGCACGGTGCCAGTCACCCAGCCTTGCTTCACCCCTCCCCCACGGGTGGcatgggatggagggggagagggagagatcatTGTGAACCAGGCGTGCAGTGACCTAGCCCTGGAGATGACCTGCACTGACCTGCCCCCCACCAGACCCATGGTCTCATCTCCACCAGCTCCCATGGGGCGCAGGGAGAGTTACCTGGCCCAGCGCAAAGCCAGCACCGCAGAGATCTGCTACCACCAGTTCCACTACAAGATGGAGGACGTCATAGTCAACCAGTACGTGCTGCGTtcttcttccacctcctcctccacctcctcttcctcctcagggcCCGTGATGCCTTGTGAGCCCCTGGACTGCCCCACCTGCGGCCACACCTACAACTTTGCAGGCAAGCGTCCACGCATCCTCTCCTGCCTGCACTCGGTGTGTGAGGAGTGCTTGCAGATCCTCTACGAGTCCTGCCCCAAGTACAAGTTCATCTCGTGCCCAACGTGCAGGCGTGAGACGGTGCTGTTCACTGACTATGGGCTGGCTGCCCTGGCCATCAACACCAGCATCCTGAGCCGGCTGCCCTCTGACCCCAATGGCCCGGTGCAGTGGGGCGGGGAAGCCGACCGGAGCTGCTACCAGACGGTACGCCAGTACTGCCAGTCAGCCTGCACCTGTCAGATCGCCAACCCCCTGTCCTCCTGTGGCATCATGTAG
- the si:dkey-106l3.7 gene encoding uncharacterized protein si:dkey-106l3.7, protein MDFMRFTNPLETWVIEGPQERVAMEGQWEGGESGDSLMLSGATFMSKSNVGTLMRSDTEDSGVEICSEASLPSSPPSVSTSNTDIDPTVSDEDGFPSTSSPCSPVLSLPSSCSSSSLSLCPRAQRHRELAAVMHLKLEQALRRADSGDRDAVPRQRCHTASLPSPHTVTHIQRASHRSGSAGLRRTVSQSVVEEQASTALLQHRGGLCPHHKTLPAQTDTEIREKDVCEEEYEGLTPGLGYLEQVCRMLEEIASLQLRNQGLQVEMDALREQQGSQNSERNQCDFKASEEGGPSANERLEVKDYEDLPCQSSHSNSNVHQHFRHRSTSDTVLMMGHLKKGKEVSGRRSRTIEDLLEHPEDDEKQEKEESGKKEQGSRTKTWKLKIGSLRRETTEKSSQQMNSSVKKASGRWLGQLFRSRKAVPE, encoded by the exons ATGGATTTCATGCGCTTTACCAATCCTCTGGAGACCTGGGTGATTGAGGGCCCCCAGGAGAGAGTAGCTATGGAGGGCCAGTGGGAAGGAGGTGAATCTGGAGATTCCCTCATGCTTTCAGGGGCCACTTTCATGTCTAAATCTAACGTGGGGACACTGATGCGGTCTGATACAGAGGATTCTGGGGTGGAGATCTGTTCTGAggcatctctcccctcctctcctccctctgtgtcCACGAGTAATACAGATATTGATCCTACAGTCAGTGACGAGGATGGATTCCCCTCTACCTCTTCTCCatgctctcctgtcctctctctgccatcttcctgctcctcttcctccctgtccctctgccccAGGGCTCAGCGGCACAGGGAGCTGGCTGCGGTCATGCACCTAAAATTGGAGCAGGCATTGAGGAGGGCAGACTCTGGAGACAGAGACGCTGTGCCCCGACAGCGGTGTCACACGGCTTCACTACCATCACCTCACACAGTGACCCATATACAGAGGGCAAGTCACAGGTCAGGGAGTGCTGGTCTGAGGaggacagtcagccagtcagtagtGGAAGAACAGGCCTCAACGGCTCTGCTGCAGCACAGAGGAGGGCTCTGCCCACATCACAAGACACTGCCtgctcagacagacacagag ATCAGGGAGAAGGATGTGTGTGAGGAGGAGTATGAGGGGCTCACCCCTGGGCTGGGCTACCTGGAGCAGGTATGCCGGATGCTGGAGGAGATCGCCAGCCTACAGCTACGTAACCAAGGGTTACAGGTGGAGATGGATGCTCTCCGGGAGCAGCAGGGGAGCCAG AATTCAGAACGCAACCAGTGTGACTTCAAGGCTTCTGAGGAAGGCGGCCCTTCTGCCAATGAAAGACTTGAAGTCAAAGATTATGAGGACTTACCCTGCCAATCATCTCATAGCAATAGTAATGTGCATCAGCATTTTCGACATAGGTCAACATCGGACACAGTGCTCATGATGGGACATCTAA AGAAGGGGAAGGAAGTGTCTGGAAGGAGGTCCCGGACTATAGAGGATCTGCTTGAGCATCCCGAGGATGATGAAAAGCAG GAGAAAGAAGAATCAGGAAAGAAAGAACAGGGAAGTAGGACAAAGACCTGGAAGCTGAAGATTGGCTCTCTGAGGAGGGAGACCACAGAGAAATCCAG CCAACAGATGAATTCATCCGTGAAGAAAGCTAGCGGGCGTTGGTTGGGACAGCTGTTCAGGAGCAGGAAAGCTGTGCCAGAATGA
- the cimip2b gene encoding ciliary microtubule inner protein 2B: MDEFPPKFSKVLVTPDPQYIPGYAGYCPQLKYHLGKTYGQLTAKLLSSPEVSRSRRLVLHTGRFPSTETDTGPRDGNWRSHHGERRNLERMIPGYTGFVPKSQNYFSRTYAETCREALSEFDRDQQRRVRLAPANKPLVSNTTNSEFKPRRLSPPLTAISKEPDPYEALDPWKPKVSPYFMEDSSPHKYFISGFTGYVPKSRFLIGTGYPITTNKALVQFGKEMRSDPTSLRLPGEESGVLPPIPTVYPSHRGLLPSYTGHVPGHKFRYGQTFGQLTHNALGAKRHSEDRGQSSVTEVQSTRQSHDLIND, encoded by the exons ATGGATGAATTCCCCCCCAAATTCAGCAAGGTGCTGGTGACACCTGATCCGCAGTACATACCGGG gtATGCAGGTTACTGCCCCCAGCTGAAGTACCACCTGGGGAAGACCTACGGCCAGCTGACTGCCAAGCTGCTGTCCTCTCCGGAGGTGTCGCGCTCACGTCGCCTGGTCCTCCACACGGGCCGCTTCCcctccacagagacagacacgggCCCGCGGGACGGGAACTGGAGGAGCCACCATGGAGAACGCAGGAATCTAGAGAGGATGATACCGGGCTACACTG GCTTTGTCCCCAAAAGCCAGAACTACTTCTCCCGTACCTACGCAGAGACGTGTCGCGAGGCACTGTCTGAGTTTGACCGAGACCAGCAGAGGAGGGTTCGTCTGGCACCAGCAAACAAACCGCTTGTCAGCAACACCACCAATTCCGAGTTTAAA CCTCGGAGACTGAGCCCCCCTCTGACGGCCATCTCCAAAGAGCCAGACCCCTACGAGGCCCTGGACCCCTGGAAGCCCAAAGTGTCTCCTTACTTCATGGAGGACAGCAGTCCACACAAGTACTTCATCTCAG GTTTCACAGGGTATGTGCCCAAATCTCGCTTCCTGATTGGCACGGGCtaccccatcaccaccaacaAGGCCCTGGTCCAGTTTGGAAAGGAAATGAGGAGTGACCCCACCTCCCTGCGCCTCCCTGGGGAGGAATCAGGAGTCCTACCCCCCATCCCCACAGTCTACCCATCCCACCGGGGCCTGCTGCCCTCCTACACCGGCCATGTTCCAG GACACAAGTTCAGGTACGGCCAAACCTTTGGGCAGCTTACCCACAATGCCCTTGGGGCTAAGCGGCACTCAGAAGATAGAGGCCAGAGCTCAGTAACGGAGGTACAATCTACAAGACAATCACATGACTTGATAAATGACTAG